In Cryptococcus decagattii chromosome 1, complete sequence, the sequence AATTTGGATGGGGAAACGGCAACTAGACTCAACGTACTTGTACTATCTGATGTAAGGTCACTGACTCTACTAGCCTGCACGGGTCCAGGTATATCTGGGTGAGAAGTGGTTGATAAAGGAACCTCTACTGAGGTTACCTCAGGTCTATTTTCCCAGTTCATTTGTCCCCCCTGCCCAATCTTCCTATCGACTTCTTGACTCTCTGAACTTCTCTTCGATATGTTCTCACTAGTGAAACTATCATCATTTGGCTCTTGGTCCACACCCCCTGTCAAATTCTGAGTCATTGAAGACGACGGCTTGACTCCTGGGGCAGCGAACCACTTCCTTGTAGCACTTAAAGCGGCCGCTTTCCTTGATGACGCACTGCTAGAAGAGAATGTAGCGGGAGTTGTTTCTGTGCGGACAATCTCCGTGCCAGTATCAGCTCCCAATTGGGAGCTCAGCAATGAAGGGCTCGGGGCTGTCGGGGTTAGTGACGGCACAACAATAGTAGGAGTGTGTGAAGTTTGTTTTTGATGTCTTTGACGAAGCGTAGTGCTGCTTGCTTCAGGACTAGATGAGACTGCTTCTTGTTTGGATTCCTCTGATGACTGAAAAGTATCCTCTTTTTCCCCCTTGGCATTTCTTTTGATTTTCGCTGCATAATCGAAAATGCCACCTCGCACAGGATAGTCGCAAGAATTGAAGAAAGCCAAATCGTCCATGTTAGGTAAAACGACCGATTCCGCGATCTGTGGCAGAGCGAGCCAGAAAATGAGATAATATCAAAAGGTCTGACAAAGCTCACTCACAACGTCTCGCAGCTGCTTCTCAATGGCCTTCAGGACCATACCAATCTGGATCTTCCGCTCACTGACGACCGGGATGATCTCCATTTCAAACTTGGGCATCTCGGTGAAGCCGTACCATACCCTATTGCTTGGCGGCTCCTTAATTTGCACCAAAAGATTACCTTCAAATGACTTTAAGACAACAGCCAAAACGAGGTTTACCACATAAGGCTTGAAACCCGTAGGGATTGTAGCAGTCGTCGCAATGGTCAGTCGAACATCTGAGGCAGGCTGGGAAGCATGTGAACGGTGTTGGACATGGACTTCAAAAGCTGTTGTACCCGATGCTGTCAGATCTTTGAGCATTGGTTTGGAAAAACTATTTAACATAGTTAGTTGAGGGCTGTAAGCTTATTTTATAGAATGAAAAACACTTACAAAGGGGGGGAGGATCCGACGTTGACTTCCCGCACGACAATGGGACTGAGGAAACTAGGCCTTGGGACTTTTGATAACTTCTTCATGATTTTGCTTATGATGAACTACGAGGTGGTCAGTACGAGCACAGTAAATACAGACTTTCCCGAACTAACTTACCTGCTCGAACGCTTCTGTCCTATAGAATCCAAAAAACACTCGACCCACGAAGGCATTGAACCATCTCATAGGTATAGGGTCGGGTTCCGTATCGATGGTGTCCACCATATGTTTCATATCTTTGATCGAGAAAACATCATCAAAGGTCGGTGGGTGAGAAGACACTTGAAGCAAAGCCATGTACCAGTCTTCCATCCTGCCAAAACGGTCAGATGTGACGCGAATTTGTAGAGATGAAGTTACCTAGTGTTAGATTTGGAGAATAAATAGATTGGTCCATTGgcttctccatctccatcttcagcGCTCATGGTTTTACTAAGTAAAGGGAtacctcttcctccttctctgaCCTTTAGCACTATCGCATTTCTTTTGGAAAAcatctctccatcttttccaTTAAACTGACCCTCCCCGTTCTCAATTCCCACAGTATAATCTTCAATCCCGATAGCTGCGGCACAATTTGACTGAGTTTCGTCCTCATACAAGAATAGAACTGAGGATTTGAGGACACAAAAGAAGTACGATTTCGGTGTAGGTAGTTTATTCTGTCGGGGAACAATGCTGCGGTATGTTTGAGCGATACGAGAGGAATATGTTGATTTCGGGGCCGCATTCATGCTGTGGGCATTAGAGTCCCCAACTACAGGGTCGATCACCCGATCGATGTCTTTCAGCTCTGCTGATCGCTTCGCCGGGTTTTCATCCTCAGTCGGTGCATCTATCGGGGAGGCCACGACAAACCCAGTCACTGCTGTCGAGGCACTCCCCTTGTTCGATGAAGGAATGTCACGGTCGTCGCCTGTACTATTGGGGTAAAATTGTCGTCTAATCGTCAGCCATCCTGATACAGAAGGCACTCCGGAAGCGGTCGCTTTGTCTTTTGAATGATGCTTCTGCGGTTgctcctctttctccgtcTGACTTTGCAGCTGATTTTTACGAATCTTGAAAGGATCATCATCCCCTATAGAGGAAGACCCGTACTTGATGGCATACACTTGGAGAAGATGTTAGTGACTAGCTGACTCCTGAAAGCATGACGTACCGACGATAATGACGACAACCAAGGGAACGAACGTCAAGCCGCCCAAGATGTAGATGAAGAGCCACTGGAACGGCCACCACATTGTATGGAATGATTATCTATAGGCCCATACACCCCGagcagaggatgaagcGGAGAAAGGATAAGGATGAAAGCAGAGAATGAAATGAGTAGCACATCGATCGGTCAGTCCATGTCGGTCTTTCGTTGCTGGCAGTCCAGCCACGCAGGTGGAGGTGGCGAGATGGTGACGTTTTACGTATGTACAATCGTCCAACGGTCCACAGTACGGGTATTACGTATTGCCACGACGCAGTTGGGTATTAATAGGCCAGCTACACGTATTACTGTTATTTATGCTTATGGTCTGGTATTATACTAGGGAGCTAGCACCGAAATGACAGACAACACAGAATCGCTGAGTCAGATCCCCTTTAGGGCTGGAAATTATATACATCCACGACCAAGGTGATACAAGCTTCAGGATAGGTACTCTTGCAATTTCTGTTTGattgccttttcttccaCCAGGACGATGTGATCATCCACGCTTTCAATCAAACGCTTCATTGCCAACGTCTCGCCCACCGTCTCTGCCTTCATCCACACTCGGCCGTTAAGACCAATAGCAATCTCAAAGGGAAAAACAGAGGCAATGGTGGGCAAGACAATGTGGTTCCTATCAAGAAGACTACCATTGCAGATTATTATGGGCCAGTCGACATAAAAGTAAGAATATACTTACCGTCTACACAGTTGGAGGCTTATATTGACCATCACTCCTCCTTTCAACTCGCCAAAACCATCCGATTTGCCAGTATTGGGATCAAAACATTCAAGTTCGGGTTCCATATCGCGACTAGCGGACATCACACGCGCAAACACTAATGTACCAACCTATTTTTTCAAGTGAATGCATTAGTCTTCGTATAGTCAGACATCCATCGAAAGCAACACACCTTGAGATTTGGTTTGCTCCTCTTTGTGGCACCTTCAAACGCCAAAGCGTCCAGTTGGGCCATCTGTGAACAGCCCAGATCCACACGATACCCGTCCGCGTGTCTCGCAATGATTATCCCCAAGACTATATCTTTTTGCGCGGGTATATACTACAAGTTTCAGTTAACATACAGCCCAATCTCATTTGCACTGGCAGCAACTAACCCGCTTCGAGTTTCCTTCTATCCACAATTTCTGactcttttcctttcctttcccccAATGTAACATCCCCAGTCTCGTTGCGATATATCCCGAAGCTGGTGAAGATCCAGAGGCGGCATTCGAGGGAGGTCGTAAGGTTGGAGCCGATTGGGAGATGCCGGGACCTAGCACAACGGCTTTTGATATCGATGGGATAGGGACTGTTTCCCCGGGTAGAATAAGAGTTGGCATGGGGTTGAAACTCCGAGTTCGTAGGGTTTTCGATTGGAGATCAAGCGGCTGGTGGGCTTGTGATGGACTTGGTGAATGTCCGACTTCGTACAGAGCAAGTCTAGGGGGAAATGCATCACATTCGTTCTCCATGGTCACCTCGATTATCTTCTCTGTCTGCAGCGGCGTGGGCCGTCGGTAGTGGTGGAGGCGGGCAAATTTAATTCGGTTCTCGCCGCTGTAAAAAAGTTAGAAGAAAGAACAGAGAGAACGGGCGGACAGGTCAAACAACATAAATCAGTTATGGTAATAATCTAGCCTTCTTTCAACTCCAAAAAAGAATACATTATGGCCGACGACTTTATCACTACCATTGACTCCGACGATGAAGTCTCTAACTACGGTGAGCCAAGCGGATTACCAAAAATCAAGGACGACGAGTTAGACCCCGACTTTGAATTCGATTTCGGAGGAGGCAGATCTGAGGGACTTGACCTTTGGGGAGGGGACGAAGTTCAAGGCGTGAAAAGGGGTAATGAGGTACGTAGTATTGGGGAACATGCTGTAAATCCAACTGCTGATATCTATATTATAGCCTATCAATGTCGACGACATCATTGAGCGAAAACGTGGAAAGCCCGTTAGAGCGTTCAAGGATCGAAAGAGAAAACGAGATGAAGACACTGCCTCGGAGGATGGCctggatgaggaagatgaagaggatgaaggggatCTTAATGATAACTCAGATGCCATGACATCTGGGGACAATGAAGAGGACCAAATGGACATTGACATGACcgaagaggatgagaatgaaATCGAGAGCTTTGGAAGCGAAGATgggagtgaagaagaggaagatgatgacaATGAGCAGGTGACAAACGAGGATGTCGACTCTGATTCAGAATCCGAGGAAGAGACTGCAGCTGAAATCGCTCGCAAAGACGCATTCTTTTCGTCGGACCCAACAACAACCGACCCTACACTCCCTACTTCGTTCACCGCTATGAATCTCTcccgtcctcttcttcgagcCCTCACTTCCCTCCAATTCACTGCACCTACACCTATCCAGGCACGTGCCATCCCTCTTGCCCTTCTGGGCAGAGATATTCTCGGTTCTGCTGTGACAGGTTCTGGTAAGACTGCTGCCTTCATGGTTCCCATTCTCGAACGATTATGCTATCGAGACAGAGGCAAGGGAGGAGCCGCATGCCGCGTCCTCGTTCTGTGTCCCACGCGAGAGCTTGCGGTCCAATGTGAAGCTGTTGGAAAGGCTCTAGCCGAGAAGGGTGGCCTAGACGTCCGTTTCGCCCTCCTGGTCGGTGGTCTTTCCCTCAATGCTCAAGCACATACACTCCGCACTTTACCCGATATCCTTATTGCCACTCCCGGACGATTGATTGATCATCTTACCAATACCCCGAGCTTTACACTTTCCGCTCTCGATGTTTTGGTAATCGACGAGGCGGACCGAATGCTTGAAGCGGGTTTTACCGATGAATTAGAGGAGATTATTAAGGCATGTCCTCGCTCTCGACAAACCATGCTGTTCTCCGCCACAATGACAGATTCGGTGGACGAGCTTGTAAAGCTTTCTTTGGATAAACCTATCCGAGTCTTCGTTGATCCCAAGCGCAACACCGCCAAGGGATTGACCCAAGAGTTTGTCAGAATCCGTTCGGACGATTCGAGATCTCCCAGTTTGTTGGCACTATGTAAGAGGACAATCAGGGAAAAGTGTATCATATTTTTCAGGAGTAAAGCCCTTGCTCACCAAATGAGGATCGTTTTTGGTTTGTTTGGGTTGAAAGCGGCAGAGCTTCACGGTAATCTCACACAAGAACAGGCGAGTCTTCCCAGCAAGTCCCGTATAGGAATTAAGCTGAACATCGTCACAGCGTCTCCAAGCCCTCAATGACTTCAAAGCTGGCACTGTCGATTACCTTCTTGCGACCGATCTGGCATCTCGTGGTCTTGATATCAAGGGTGTTGAAACAGTTATTAATTATGACATGCCTGGTCAACTCGCTCAGTATACCCATCGCGTTGGACGTACTGCCCGTGCTGGCCGCAAGGGTCGCTCTATCTCTTTGGTTGGCGAAGCTGATAGGAAGATGCTGAAGGCCGCTATCAAGCAGGCAGAAGCAGACCAAGTGAGGCATAGGATCATACCTAATGAAGCTGTAACCGCCATGAAAGAAAAGCTTGAAGGATTCAAGGATGACATCCAGGAAATcttgaaggaggagaaggaggaaaaacTTGTGAGGATCATAATTTCTGTTTCTAAAGCAGTGCTGAAAAAGTATTTAGCTCCGACAAGCAGACATGGAAATTAAGAAGGGGCAGAATATGGTTGAGCATGAGACTGAAATCTTTTCAAGACCCGCTAGAACTTGGTTCCAGTCTGGAAAGGAAAAACAAGCATCAAAGAGTACGTATATTGTTTTTGATTTTCTTATACGTCTTGGACCAATCTGATTGAGTTGAATAGATGCCGGCAAAGACGCCTACGTCGGTTCCTTCCCGTCTAAGGACAAATccacagaaaaagaaaaagagaaacTCAAGCGAGGCAAGTACGATGGGCTTTCTCGTCGTCTCAAGAGGCGCAAGATGGCCATTGAAGAGGATGCTGCCGATGCCGCTGCTGCTCGAAAGACTGAAATGGGTATCCGAGCTGCTAAGAAGAATGCCCTTCCCAAGAAGATTACCGAATCTCAACCCAGACTGGAGAAAGCCAGCAAGGGCAAGGACAAAAAGAAGGGTAAAGCAAAAAGAGTAAcgggagggaagggaagcGCATTCGACAATGAGGGAAAGAAGTCACACGAAGGAATGAGGGCGAAACCTGCCAAGGTCAACTTAGataaggggaagaagagagggggtaaagggaagggaaggaagtaGTCAGCTGGAGAGAGGGTCCTATATCTGCTTTGATCGGCTGTTTCATGATTTTCTTCACTGTTCGACCATGCATCTAGAGATATTTCATATGCGATAACATATGTGTGTTGGCTTCTACGACTTCCAACCAAGTCGCCTCAAGTGACTTTGCATTTATAGACCTTTGGGGACTGCTGGGGACCGCAAGCCTGTGCAAAAGAAAATAGAGGTCATTATTTAGCCAACTGACAGTCGCTCCAATGGAATGCTTCTCGTTCCATTAAGTCGATTACACAACGGTCATCATCACAGTCACTGCATCCTCCGCTCCCCGACGTCATAAAGAGTGACGTTTCCGCATTGCGGCCTATCCATTCTTTTTCAGTTCTTCCCCTAAGAAGGCGCAAAACAAAGGATGAACCCGACGCACCAATGATCCGACACCACAAGCGACAACACTACGGACTtcttgaagaggaggtgaGCGGCTTATATTATACAGCAACTGTTTTCGCGCTCTTCTACTATCACACTCCATCATCAGCTGAACCATCATCATGTCTGTTTACGCAATGGGTTTTCCCATTACTACTACTACTGCTGCAACAGTAAATGACCAATATAATGGTCATAACCAATCATCAACACTGCAACATCATCAACCAAGGACCCGATACGCGGAGGATACCGCCACTATAGAGCATGCTCTCAATACTGGCAAGCGCCTCCTTGAAGCTGGGGGATCGACCTACTTGCCCTTCACGGTGAGAACAGCTAGGGATATCTATTCTCAAATTTTCCAGCAAGACGACAGCAGTGgcggtgatgatgagacCAATTTCAACCCTGGAGAACTTCACCAACACTCGGGGCTCACTAAATCCCGCCGCGTATGCTGAGGCAAGCCAAGCATCGTTGGAATTGTTGGCCATGGGTCCACAGCTGAATGCATTGGATAAAAGGCTTGAGGGTGAGCTATCTCAAGTTTTCGCGGACATCCTCCTACAACATAGTgtttcatcatctttccGATCGAAGGTACGTTTAAGATCTGTATTTTGTCACTTCGCCAGACTTTGCGAAATGAGTCTTCCGTTGCGAGCTGACTTGAAACTGTTTTATAGGATAATACCGACGGCATTCTCAGTAATGAGGATGCTAGCCATAGTGTGAAGGAACTCTCCTTACTTGGCGGGCTTGAATGGGATGAGTCAATCCAAGGAGGCAGCTTGTtatgggaagaagaaggacggTCAACCGAGCTCATTCCCTACAGCAAAGCTCTTTTGAAACCAGTGATCAAACTCAGCAACAGGACTGCTTCTCAAGAGATGGAAACCAATTCATCAATCATGTCACCTTAGGATAGCCTAATGTACCCTGTGTCGGCTTGGTCTGAGGTCGATAATAGGAGGTTTCAATCCTTGAGAGACGTGTATCTGTCTAGAGTCAGCCGCAATGGCACCATCTACCGTCCTGAAAACAAATACGACCCGCTAACCTCATTACTGCTGCCGAACAGTCTCAATACGATGGGAGCATTATCGACATTGCGACCTCTGAACCTGAAATCCATTATCCCGGTAGAGACACTGCTTCTGCGGAGTCTAAgccttccattctttctcGACAGGCCACGATGGATTTCCTTCCTTCACTTTGCAAGGAGGCGTTATTGGAGAAACTTGCCGGCATGTGCTTGAGGGTGGAGGGGACGGCTATGATGTACAAGACATTGCCACTGATGGGACTACAAGGCATGAGCATGGACATGCCTCCGGATTCACCAATGACGGCAAATCATTGGTCTCTGTTACCTACTCTAGGAAAACTTTTGGGCCGCGATATTATTAAGTGGGCGATAGCCCTATGAGTCATATTGACAGTCGACGGGCTAGTGGATGCGAAGTGACGCTACCTTTTAGGTAAGGTGTGGCCAAGATTACATGAGCAGGCGAAAGCGAATGGTTGAAAGCAGTAGCTACAGTTAGATATATTGTCCTACTCGAGCCTAAATCAATATTAAATCAATATTGAGCGTCCGATGGGTTTCGTTGCTGCGTGTGTTAGAAATAAGGCGATGTATGACAGTTTAATATTATATAAATCAAATTTCATTCAATAGATAATGATTCGTTCTACATTGCTCATTGGGTCTCACCATACATCCGCTCCACCTGCCTTCTGACCACTTTACAGTGCCTACCCTGCTAGTAATTCCAAATATCGCCTTCAAAAGAGTGGGCAAAAATAGCTCGGCGGTGTCGTCTACATCATACTACGGCCATTGTCCCGTTTCCTTACTCATTTTTAAACAGGGAACTGTAAGAAACACGCCACGCGAGGAACAAGCATCGGCCGACGAGTAAGCAGCAAGGAATACCATCAGGGAACAATTGATGATTAAGGAAAAATCGCGAATAGCGATTACCGACAAATATTAGCGAGAGATCTGAAGGAATCACGGACAGATTTGCTCTGCACTCTGCGTCCTGCATCTCTTTTGTGCCTTTTGTGACTCGAAAGATTTGATACTCGAGCGATGATGAGAGAAGCGATGAAGGCTCCAGATACAGGCTCCAGCAGTATGATCCTCCATAAATGTCTATCAATGCGCATTACTTGGCGCGATACGCCCGTAAAGCCAGGATCTTctccccatctcctctctctACTTGCATGCTGATTAATCCGACACGGAACATGAAAAAGGGTCAACGGTGGAATAATATGAATAAGCACGTCGAATAGTCACAAGCGCGGGTGCACATGACATGTTCGCGGCCGCTTTCCGAAAAGGGTAAAAATGGGAGAAAACTCGGGTGAATCAGCAGGCTAAGTTGATATATCGCCGACGAATCACGGCCAGCCCAATTCCCAGGCAGATCCCCCACTATATATACTTGTCTTCGCCCTCATTGTTCATACTGTTCCCATGACCTTTTAAAACAAATTCTCAATTGCCCGTAGAGTCATATCACCATGTCCTTCAGAGCTCCCAATTTGTTGCGATCCACCGTTGGCCGACGAGCCGGTCAGGCGTTGAACCTGCGTTCTCAGGTTATCCGAAGACGATTTGCGACTGAGGGTGGACCAGAACTTGTAAGCAGCTTTGTCAGCCTTGACTATAATATTTTACTGAACAAGTGCAGGGTAAACCATCTCCTCAACGATCCTCTAACACCGGTTATCTCCTCGCAGGTTTCGGTATTGCTGCTGCCGGTGCTGCATACTACTTCTACAGCTCTGCCGCAACCTCGCGTGATTCCACCGGTAAAGCGGACACGGTAGTACGTGGGGCTGTTGCCACGGCTGAGGCCAAGACAGGTCTCAGAAGAGGCAAGGATGACTACCAGAAAGTATATAACCGGATTGCCGAAACtcttgagaaggaaggtTATGACGGTTAGTTTTCAATCACTTGCGGGATGCGGTATCGAACACACGGTGACTGATGAGGAAATCTCAGATGGCTCTTTGGCCCCCGTCCTTATTCGCTTGGCTTGGCACTCCTCGGGCACCTATAACAAAGAGGATGGAACTGGAGGCTCGAACTATGCTACCATGAGGTTCAAGCCGGAGTCCGAACACGGCGCGAACAGTGGCCTAGTGAGTGTTAATCTAAATGGATATACTCCTTGGGGCTGACATATCTCGAAGAATGTTGCCAGGGAACATATGGAAAAGATCAAGAAGGAATTCCCCTGGATCTCTTATGGGGACTTGTGGACTCTTGGTGGTGTCTGTGCCATTCAGGAGTCGGGCGGACCTACCATCCCTTGGAGGCCTGGTAGAATTGACGGTTACGCCGCTCAGGTCACCCCCGATGGTAGGCTGCCTGATGCTACACAAGCCCAAGACCATCTGAGGTTTATCTTCAACCGCATGGGGTGAGTCGCCAGGGCTACCAAAAGGAGAGTCGAAAAACTAACGGTATGTAATAGCTTCAATGACCAAGAAATTGTAGCCCTCAGCGGCGCTCATGCCATGGGACGATGTCATACTAGTATGTTTTTTCAGCGATCAACATGGGGAGCGTCTGACGCGATTTTTAGCTCGATCGGGCTTTGACGGTCCTTGGACTTTCTCCCCTGTCACCTTCTCCAACCAATactttgctcttcttcgtgACGAGCCTTGGCAGTGGAGGAAATGGTGAGTATTCTATCAGTCAACCGGAAACGATCAATCGTCTCATCATAGTATCAACAGGAAGGGACCTGCTCAGTACGAAGACAAGAAGACAAAGACCTTGATGATGCTTCCGTAAGTTCTCAAACCAGAATCGCCCGACACGCCGAACATCTCAGCTCAATGCTGATACATCCATACAGTACGGATATGGCGCTCGTCAAGGACAAGTCCTTCAAGAAATACGTTGACATCTATGCAAACGACGAAGAGAAGTTCTTTAACGAGTGAGTGCCTGacagtgaagaagattttgCTGGCGGTCGTTGACCCGAACATAGCTTCTCTAAAGCATTCTCCAAACTTATTGAGCTTGGTGTGCCTGAGAGGCAGTGGGCCGGCGAACCTTGGACTATGGCAACCAGCGAATAACTTCGGTATACGTACCATAGTAAATGTTAGTACGTGGCATTGAAGAAAAATGGAGTCCGTTGTTTTTAAGACGTAAATGTCCTTGCTGCTCATTGTTTGACCGTGATACTTGCCACCGCGATTCGACTTCCCGTCCGCCTCGAAAGGGGCTTGCGGGATGTAATACGTATTCTAGCGTCAATACTAACTGACTCCGCCCATCAGATACTCGTCACTttcatttctttcttttttcagCACAGACCAACCAGAAACATGTAATAAATATCGACTATAATTATCAATGACGAATCACGTAGTTGGTGAATGATTTACGTGCGAAAACCGGCGGCCGCTGTATAATCGAAATATCATTGACCAATAAAGAATGTCAAAGTTTCGATCCACGTAAGACTCTGCTTGTGATTGGTGAATTactattattattatctATCGAAGCTGCTGAGAGCGACCTTCTTGCCTCGAGAGACATCGAGAGTCCAGCGGTAGGGAAGGTGTCTTACTTGCGCTTTCGCCCCCGTTCACCTATGCCGCATCCTTCTTTGAATGTGCTCTTGATTCGGTGCCCTCAATGATTTCACCACCAGTCAACTTCTTGTGCCCACCAGCAGTCGCGACGCAGCTTCTTTTTGACGTGGACgttatttatttattttgAGGCTGCCGCCCGCCGAATGTCCGGCTTTGTTTGTGCGTTGGACGCGTCGGCAATAGTGGACCGAAGTTAGCCGACAAAAATAAATACACGTCATAGAATTTTGGCGCGGATTTCCTCGGTCTTTGGCGGTGATATGACGTGTACCAATGAAATCGCTGCAGAATCACAGGCCAGCTGGCTCCCCCTCCCAGCCCACAAGGTGTTATGTATCCCTCGACATTcatttcttttctctttctctttcttctcttcttcacagTATCAATTACTTAATAAGCCGGCAAGGCATATATCTCTTATACTACACTTACATTACTAGTATATAGCATCATGGTTTCCTCTCGGTACCTCGTCCGAGGAGCGAACTCCCTCTCCCGCCAGTCTGTGATCGCCAAGCGATCCATGGCCACTGTGCAGTCTTCCATCGGTGAAAAGAAGGTCGAGATGTCCAATctcgaaaagggaaaatACATCAACTATCAAAGAATTGAAGACAACCTTC encodes:
- a CDS encoding cytochrome c peroxidase, mitochondrial, whose protein sequence is MSFRAPNLLRSTVGRRAGQALNLRSQVIRRRFATEGGPELGKPSPQRSSNTGYLLAGFGIAAAGAAYYFYSSAATSRDSTGKADTVVRGAVATAEAKTGLRRGKDDYQKVYNRIAETLEKEGYDDGSLAPVLIRLAWHSSGTYNKEDGTGGSNYATMRFKPESEHGANSGLNVAREHMEKIKKEFPWISYGDLWTLGGVCAIQESGGPTIPWRPGRIDGYAAQVTPDGRLPDATQAQDHLRFIFNRMGFNDQEIVALSGAHAMGRCHTTRSGFDGPWTFSPVTFSNQYFALLRDEPWQWRKWKGPAQYEDKKTKTLMMLPTDMALVKDKSFKKYVDIYANDEEKFFNDFSKAFSKLIELGVPERQWAGEPWTMATSE
- a CDS encoding ATP-dependent RNA helicase DRS1 → MADDFITTIDSDDEVSNYGEPSGLPKIKDDELDPDFEFDFGGGRSEGLDLWGGDEVQGVKRGNEPINVDDIIERKRGKPVRAFKDRKRKRDEDTASEDGLDEEDEEDEGDLNDNSDAMTSGDNEEDQMDIDMTEEDENEIESFGSEDGSEEEEDDDNEQVTNEDVDSDSESEEETAAEIARKDAFFSSDPTTTDPTLPTSFTAMNLSRPLLRALTSLQFTAPTPIQARAIPLALLGRDILGSAVTGSGKTAAFMVPILERLCYRDRGKGGAACRVLVLCPTRELAVQCEAVGKALAEKGGLDVRFALLVGGLSLNAQAHTLRTLPDILIATPGRLIDHLTNTPSFTLSALDVLVIDEADRMLEAGFTDELEEIIKACPRSRQTMLFSATMTDSVDELVKLSLDKPIRVFVDPKRNTAKGLTQEFVRIRSDDSRSPSLLALCKRTIREKCIIFFRSKALAHQMRIVFGLFGLKAAELHGNLTQEQRLQALNDFKAGTVDYLLATDLASRGLDIKGVETVINYDMPGQLAQYTHRVGRTARAGRKGRSISLVGEADRKMLKAAIKQAEADQVRHRIIPNEAVTAMKEKLEGFKDDIQEILKEEKEEKLLRQADMEIKKGQNMVEHETEIFSRPARTWFQSGKEKQASKNAGKDAYVGSFPSKDKSTEKEKEKLKRGKYDGLSRRLKRRKMAIEEDAADAAAARKTEMGIRAAKKNALPKKITESQPRLEKASKGKDKKKGKAKRVTGGKGSAFDNEGKKSHEGMRAKPAKVNLDKGKKRGGKGKGRK